A DNA window from Leptolyngbya sp. SIO1E4 contains the following coding sequences:
- a CDS encoding DUF1016 family protein: MTIVEYALKDSDKPLGVATYRLVSTLPQELQEQLPSPEDISKILETL; this comes from the coding sequence ATAACGATTGTGGAGTATGCACTCAAAGACTCCGACAAACCTCTTGGGGTTGCGACCTACAGGCTTGTCTCCACATTGCCACAAGAGCTGCAGGAACAATTACCGAGTCCAGAAGACATCAGCAAGATCCTGGAAACTTTGTGA